A DNA window from Vicinamibacterales bacterium contains the following coding sequences:
- the hppD gene encoding 4-hydroxyphenylpyruvate dioxygenase translates to MGPYPHDAPPPVISDQNPMGTDGFEFVEFCHPQPAELDRLFTQLGFTAVAKHRTKHVTLYRQGGINLILNAEPGSFAARFAEAHGPSAPAMAFRVVDAQYAFDRALSLGAKPVERAAGPGELRIPTIEGIGGLHIYLVDRYGAKGSIYDVDFDWIGPADPAPKGMGLWYIDHLTHNVHKGRLDEWAGFYERIFNFRQIRYFDIAGRLTGLHSRAMTSPDGKIRIPINEDAGEHGQIAEYLVQYKGEGIQHVALGAVDLYESIESLQARGVEFMPAPNAIYYQRVDQRLPKHGEDLARLERDGILIDGEGVVEGGFTKVLLQRFSKTVIGPIFFEFIQRKGDDGFGEGNFKALFESIEEDQIRRGVLKGAGA, encoded by the coding sequence ATGGGTCCGTATCCGCACGACGCGCCGCCGCCGGTCATCAGCGACCAGAACCCGATGGGGACCGACGGCTTCGAGTTCGTCGAGTTCTGTCATCCGCAACCGGCCGAGCTGGATCGCCTGTTCACGCAGCTCGGCTTCACGGCGGTGGCGAAGCACCGGACCAAGCACGTCACCCTGTACCGCCAGGGCGGCATCAACCTGATCCTGAATGCCGAGCCCGGGTCCTTCGCGGCGCGGTTCGCCGAGGCGCACGGCCCGTCGGCGCCGGCCATGGCGTTTCGCGTGGTGGACGCGCAGTACGCCTTCGACCGCGCCCTCAGCCTGGGCGCGAAGCCCGTGGAGCGCGCGGCGGGCCCGGGCGAGCTGCGGATTCCGACCATCGAGGGCATCGGCGGTCTGCACATCTACCTCGTGGACCGCTACGGCGCGAAGGGCTCCATCTACGACGTGGACTTCGACTGGATCGGCCCGGCGGACCCGGCACCGAAGGGGATGGGCCTCTGGTACATCGACCACCTCACCCACAACGTCCACAAGGGCCGCCTCGACGAGTGGGCCGGCTTCTACGAGCGCATCTTCAACTTCCGGCAGATCCGCTACTTCGACATCGCGGGCCGGCTGACGGGCCTGCATTCGCGCGCGATGACCAGCCCGGACGGCAAGATCCGCATCCCCATCAACGAGGACGCCGGCGAGCACGGGCAGATTGCCGAGTACCTCGTCCAGTACAAGGGGGAGGGCATCCAGCACGTCGCGCTCGGCGCCGTCGACCTCTACGAGTCCATCGAGTCCCTGCAGGCGCGGGGCGTCGAGTTCATGCCCGCGCCCAACGCGATCTACTACCAGCGCGTCGACCAGCGCCTGCCCAAGCACGGCGAGGACCTGGCCCGCCTCGAACGGGACGGCATCCTGATCGACGGCGAGGGCGTGGTGGAAGGCGGGTTCACCAAGGTGCTGCTGCAGCGCTTCAGCAAGACCGTGATCGGGCCGATCTTCTTCGAGTTCATCCAGCGCAAGGGCGACGACGGGTTCGGAGAAGGCAACTTCAAGGCGCTCTTCGAGTCGATCGAAGAGGACCAGATCAGGCGCGGCGTGCTGAAGGGCGCCGGCGCCTGA